TGATCAGGCCATCGATGCCATGGGCATTGATTTCCTGCGAAAACTGGTTGCGGTAGGTTTCCACCAGCCACACACCCAGCACATTGAAGTTATAGAGCTTCCAGCCTTCTGGGTGCTTTTCCAGACGAAAGTCCAGCTGCACAGGCTCGCCACGACCATTGACCTGAGTGCGCACCAGCACATCGGTGTCACCAGCAGCCATGCGCAGAGGCTTGACGGTGATGGTCTGGTCGCCCACTTGCGACAGAGCCCCCGAGTAGGTACGAATCAGCAGTGCCTTGAATTCATCTTGCAGCTTCTGGCGCTGATCAGGCGTGGCTTGACGCCAAGCAGGACCCACGGCAGCCGAAGTCATGCGGCGGAAGTCCACATAAGGCATGACCTTTTCGTTGACCAACGCATTGATCTTGCTGGAATCACCATTGCGCAGCGAAGGATCTTTCTTGATGGTCTCCAGCACATCGGCCGAGACGCGCTTGACCAGTAGATCAGGCGTTTCATCAGCAGCCTGAGCTGGCAGACCCAGATTCAGAACCAGCATGGCACCAGCGGCCATGCCCCATACGCGACGAGTAATTTTCATTGATTTCTCTCCTGGGCCTGCCAGTGTCACCGCACTTGCCCAGCCCGTGGACATTCTTTGTAAGCAGCTGCAGAGCAGTTTATTGACCTTCCGGTGGCAGCTTGCCGGCGTTGTCATCATCATAATTTTCAAGACGACCATCCCCGCCAGACACCGCGCCGCCAATGCGTGAGCGCAGATACACATCGCGTATCAGGCTGTACTTGTCGAGAGCAACAGAGTCCAGCACATCACCGGCCGTGAGCAGTTCGGCACGTCGGTTCACGACACGCAGAGCATATAAGCTGTTTCGCCAGCGCACATCGTCCATGGTATTGGCAGGGTAGCCGAAGGCATCAACCACCATGCCACTGGCATCACGCACGGTGGATGGGCCCCAGAACGGCAGCATCAGGTACGGACCGGTTGGCACGCCCCAACGGCCCAGAGTCTGACCAAAGTCCTGCTTCTTGCGCTGAATGCCGGCTTCGCTGGCAATATCGAACAGACCGCCAATACCGAGCACTGTGTTGACGCTGAAGCGCACCATGGAGTTGTAAGCGCCCTCGCCTTGGCCCTGCAGCACGTTGTTGACGAATGACCAGGCATCGCCCAGGTTGTCGAAGAAGTTGGTCACGCCATCTCTGGCAAGGCGCGGTGTCACGGTCTGGTAGGCCGTAGCGACGGGCTTGAAAACGGCGCTATCCAGACCTTCGTTGAAGGAATAAATGCTACGGTTCATGGACTCCAGCGGGTCGGCTGGATTGGCCGGACCTGTGGCCGTGGTGGTGGCGCAACCGGTCAGCAAAGCCGCTGCAGAAACGCTAGCTACCAGCGCAGTACGTTTGAGGGCTTGCGCCTTGTTTGACACCAATTTCGTTTGTGGGCTTGTTATCGTCATCATTCTTTCGCTCCCCCATTCGTTGCGGAGCCACCGGAGTCACCGCCTTGCTCGGCCTTGCCATAAAGGAACTGGCCAATGAGGTTCTCCAGCACCACCGCGGACTGCGTTGCTGTCACGCGATCACCGGCCTTGAGGTTCTCTTCGCTGGCACCCGCCTCAATACCAATGTACTGATCTCCCAGCAGGCCGCTTGTCAGAATTTTCAGCGAGCTGTCTTTGGGGAAGGCATAACGGTTTTCCATGTTCATGGCCACATCGGCCTGAAAGGTCTGATCGTTAAAGGTGATGGATTCCACGCGACCCACGACCACACCGGCGCTTTTGACTGCGGCCTTGGCCTTGAGGCCGCCGATATTGTCAAAGCGTGCGGTCACCGGATAGGTTTTCTCAAAATTCAGGCTGAGCAGATTTGCCGACTGCAAGCCCAAAAAGACCAGAGCCAGAGCGCCAATCAGCACAAACAGGCCAACCCAGATATCGCTTTTCTTTTGCTGCATGATTTTTTACCTTTGATCTGGCTGTGCAGCCTCAAATACTGAACATGGTTGCGGTGAGCAGGAAATCCAGGCCCAGCACGGCAAGCGAAGCGACGACCACCGTTCTTGTGGTCGCTCGCGAAACCCCTTCGGGCGTGGGACTGGCGGCATAGCCCTCCAGCAGCGCCACAAAGGTCACTGCCACGCCAAAGACAAAGCTCTTGAGCACGCCGTTACCCAGGTCGGTCCACCAGTCAACGCCCTGCTGCATCTGGCCCCAGAAAGCGCCGCTGTCGACACCAATCATCACCACACCCACCAGCCACCCACCCAGTACGCCGACTGCGCTGAACACCGCTGCCAGCAAAGGCATGGTGATCAGGCCAGCCCAGAAGCGGGGTGCCAGAATGCGTTTGACAGGGTCAACCGCCATCATTTCCATAGCAGATAGCTGTTCGCCCGCCTTCATCAGGCCGATTTCAGCCGTCAAAGCCGTGCCGGCACGACCGGCGAACAGCAAAGCTGTAACGACGGGGCCAAGCTCGCGCAGCAGACTCAGTGCGACCATCATGCCCAGCGCCTCGGCCGAGCCATAGCGCTGCAGGATGTAATAGCCCTGCAGGCCCAGTACAAAGCCCACAAACAGGCCAGAAACACCAATGATGGCCAGCGAGTAATTGCCCAGAAAATGAATCTGATCGCCAATCAGGCGCGGGCGCTTGAGCGCCGGGCCCAGCAAGGTCAGCAGACGCCAGAACAGACGCGCGCCTATGCCCATATTGATCAGCTGGCCGCGCACAGCCGCGCCAATGCGTGCGATAAAGTTCATGCACGCCTCCCGCTGCCAAAGTCTTCATCGGCGCTGACGCCGGGATAGTGAAACGGCACAGGCCCGACAGGTCTGGCATTGATGAATTGCTGCACCAGTGGATCAGTGCTGGCGCGCACCTCATCGGGTGAGCCCTGAGCGGCGACCCCGCCAGCGCCCAGAATCACCACATGGTCGGCCACGCGGAAGGTTTCTTCCAGATCGTGAGAGACCAGAATCGAGGTCAGGCCCATGGCGTCATTGAGCTGACGAATCAGCTGCGCCGAGGTGCCCAGAGAAATCGGGTCCAGACCGGCAAACGGCTCGTCATACATGATGAGTTCAGGATCCAGCGCAATCGCCCTGGCCAGCGCCACACGGCGCGCCATGCCGCCAGACACCTGCGAAGGCATCAAATCGCGTGCACCGCGCAGGCCCACGGCATGCAGCTTCATCAGAACGATGTCGCGAATCAGCTCTTCGGGCAGGTTCGTGTGCTCGCGCAGCGGGAAGGCCACGTTTTCAAACACGCTCATATCGGTGAACAACGCACCGAACTGGAACAGCATGCCCATGCGACGACGGGCCGCGTAGAGCTGGGCGGCATCCATGGTGGTCACATCCTGGCCATCAAACAGCACCTGCCCTTGCTGGGCATGGTTTTGACCGCCAATCAGGCGTAGCACCGTGGTTTTGCCGCCGCCCGAGGCCCCCATCAGCGCCGTGACCTTGCCACGCGGCACTTGCAGGGAGAGATCGCGCAGGATGACGCGCTCACCATAGCCAAAGGTGACATTGCGCAATTCCACAAAGGGTGCGTTAGGTGACATGCGTGAGGAGCAAATGAGAGATGGCAATCGAGTATTGTGCCGGTAAGCACGGCAAAAAGCCCGGGTTAGCCCGAAGTAAACATTCATCAACGAATGTTTATTCGAACACCTTTATGCCTGACAGAGCCCTCACTCCTATTTCAGGAGCTACCAACGCTTGTTATAAAAGCACTAGCTGCCATTTTTGCCATATGAAATCACATAGACAGTTGTAACGTTTTTACAACATGTTGTGCAAAAATGCCTTGGTCCGCTCGTGCTTGGGGGCTGCGAAAAACGCTTCCGAAGGACCTTGTTCGACGATGTGACCACCGTCCATGAAGATCACCCGGTTAGCCACCTCGCGGGCAAAACCCATTTCATGGGTCACCACCAGCATGGTCATGTGCTCTTCGGCCAGCTCGCGCATGGTGCGCAGCACTTCGCCGGTCAGCTCGGGGTCGAGCGCCGATGTGGGCTCGTCGAACAGCAAAATATCAGGCTCCATGGCCAGCGCACGGGCAATGGCCACGCGCTGCTTTTGACCGCCGGAGAGGTGATTCGGGTAGGCATCGCGCTTGGCAGCCAGGCCCACCTTGGCCAGCAGAGCTTCGGCCTTGGGGATGATTTCCTCGCGCGTCATGCCCTTGACGATGACGGGTGCCTCAATGATGTTCTCCAGCACCGTGAGGTGGGGGAACAGATTGAAGGACTGGAACACCATGCCCATCTTGCGGCCGATCTTGCGAATCTCGGCATCGCTCACATACTGAGCCTTGGCCTCGCCTTCGGATTGGGCCAGCACTTCACCTTCGATGGTGATGGTGCCCCGGTCAATGGTTTCCAGATGGTTCAGGCAGCGCAAAAACGTGCTCTTGCCCGAGCCTGAGGGGCCGATCACCGCCACCACTTCGCCACGCAGCAAATCCACCGAGACGCCGCGCAGCACTTCGTTGCTGCCAAAGGCCTTGTGAATGCCTTGCGCAGAAATCATTACGTCAGAGGTAGACGTCATTACAAACTCTCCATAGCGCCCGGCGCAGAAAACTGGCACGGCTCTACCGGCAAGATGCCGGGCAAGAGCCGCCTTGCGGCGCAGCCGCACAGGCGGTCACGCTTCATACTTGGCATACTTCTTCTCAAGATGCTGGAAGCCCCAAGTCAGCACCAGTGTCATGAGGAGATAGAAAGCCGCAGCCACGATGAACGGGGTGAAGCTGAAGTCACGCTGCACCACGCCGCGCGCCACGCGCAGCAAATCGTTCAGCGCCAGCACATAGATCAGCGATGTGTCTTTGACCAGCGTAATGGTCTCATTGCTGACGGGCGGCAGAATGCGGGCCCACATCTGAGGCAGCACAATGCGGCGCATGGTCTGTGCATAAGTCATGCCCAGTACCTTGGCGCCTTCATACTGGCCGCGGTCCACGGACTTGATGCCCGCGCGAAAGATTTCAGCAAAGTAGGCGGCGTAGTTCAACGCAAACGCGACCACGGCAGCAGGAAAGTCGGGCAGGCGCACGCCAATCACGGGCACAAAGGGCAGCGCGAAATAGACGAACAGCAACTGCAGCATCAGCGGCGTGCCGCGCATCAGCCAGATATAGGCACCCACAGCGCTACTCAGTGGCTTGATGCTGGAGATGCGCATCAGCGCCAGCGCCAGCCCCATGGGGATGGACAGCATCAGCGTGATGAAAAACAGCTTGAGAGTGACAAGGGCACCAGCCGACATGGGCCCCAAGAGCGAGATTACATATTCCATCAATTGGCCTTCAGTGTGGCACCGCAGCTATCAAAAGCCCGCCACAGGCACAGGGCGTGCACCGGAGGGAGTGTTTACCACCATCTTCCAGCACCGCATTGTCGTCGCAAAAAAAACCGGCAATGCCAGGCATTGCCGGTGCAGTACGCTAAAAAAGATTAGTGCTTGATAACGTCAGCGCCAAACCACTTCTGAGCGATTTCGGCGGCCTTGCCGTCCTTCTTCATTTCTGTCAGCACGTCGTTGACCTTGTTGCGAGTGGCTTCGTCGTCCTTGCGGAAGCCCACGCCATAGTCTTCGGTGCCGAAGTCTTCGGACAGAACCGTGTAGTTATCAGGCTTCTTGTTGACGTAGTAACGACCCACGACTTCGTCCACCACCACCACGTCCAGACGGCCTGTTTCCAGATCCATCATGGCGGCGATGTTGTCACCGAACAGCTTGGTTTGCTTGAACTTGTCGGACAGTTCCTTGTCCTTGGTCATGGCGGTCACAGCGCTGGAGCCTTCCTGGGCGCCAACAATCTTGTCAACCATGTCAGCCTTGCCCTTGATGGGCGAGCCGGCCTTCACGATGATGATCTGCTTGTTCACCATGTAGGGGTCGGAGAACAGAATCTTTTCCTTGCGCTCTTCCAGAATGGTCAGGCCATTCCACAGAGCGTCAACGCGCTTGCCCAGCAGCTCGGCTTCCTTGGCGTTCCAGTCGATTGGCTTGAATTCCACTTCGATGTTGGCGCGCTTGGCCACTTCACGGGCCATATCGATGTCAAAACCAACCAGCTCGTTCTTCTCGTCACGGAAACCCATGGGAGGGAAGTTGTCGTCCAGACCCACCACCAGCTTGGTAGCAGCAGCCACAGGAGCCGGTGCAGGAGCTGCAGCAGGGCTGGATGCGGGTTCATTCTTGCCGCAGGCAGCCAAAATGGCAGTCAGGGCCACGGTGGCCAGCAGGGTACGTTTTTTCATGGCGTCGAAAAGAGTGAAGTGAAAAAAACCGAGGAGCATTGACGGCACTCGCTTACCCCAACATCGCTGAAGCCAGGCCGGGCTGCCGCCAGCGCCGAATCCTCTATTGTCGCGCAGACCGGCCACGGCGTCACCCGCGCGCAGCAAAACCATGCGCTGGCTTTCAGAAAATCACGACCATGCCGCCCATACAAAGCTCCAACACCAGCCAACTCCCCCCAGCCCTGCAGCAGGCCTACCGCGCAGCACTCTACCGGGTGGATGCAGAGGGAGCGACCTCTCAAACCCTACGCGTGGGTGAGCGTAGTGACTGGCTGCATCAGCAGCTGAGCCAGCGATCAACGCCAGCCGCCTGCTACCTCACGGCCTGCAATCCTTGGGGAGTCGTCTTAAGCGATGCGGCCAATGCAGAGCGCATGACCGCCCTGCGCCAAGCCTTAGATTCAAACGGATGGCAATACCTGAACGGCTGCGGCCAGGACGCAAAAAGCCAGTGGCGCGAAGATAGCCTGCTGATCTGGGGCATGGATGCCGCCACCGCCCTGCTCTGGGGCCAGCAATGGGAACAAAACGCTGTTTTGTGGAGCGCAGCAGATGCCGTGCCGCAGCTGCTATGGCTGCGCTGACTTTATTTTGATAGCTGCTTGCGCCTGCTATTGCTCAAAATAATCATCAAACACTGCCAAAGCGTCTTCAACATAAGCGGTGGCCGCTATGAAAAAAGGCATTCCTAAGAATGCCTTTTTTAGAATTTTCCTGATTAACGGGGCAGCTCGCTCGCGCCCATCAGGAACTCATCAACCGAACGTGCAGCCTGGCGGCCTTCACGAATGGCCCAGACCACCAGCGACTGACCGCGGCGTATGTCACCCGCCGCAAACACCTTGCTCACATTGGTGGCGTAGCCACCGATGAAGTCCGTACTAGCCTTGACATTGCCGCGTGCATCCTTATGGACGCCAAAGGCTTCGAGCACGGGCGAGACAGGATGGACAAAGCCCATGGCCAGCAGCACCAGGTCAGCGGGCCAAACCTTTTCAGTGCCTGGCACTTCGGTCAGCTTGCCGTCCTTGAACTCCACCTGCACGGTGGTCAGGCTCTTGACCTTGCCCTTGTCGCCCGTGAACTCCTTGGTGGAGATGGCGAACTCACGCACCACACCTTCGTCGTGACTAGAGCTGGTACGCAGCTTGATTGGCCAATAAGGCCAGACCATGGGCTTGTTCTCCTGCTCAGGCGGCATGGGCATGACTTCAAACTGCGTCACGCTCTTGGCGCCGTGGCGGTTGGAAGTGCCCACGCAATCAGAGCCAGTGTCGCCACCGCCGATGACGATGACATGCTTGCCTTCGGCACGGATCTGGCCCTTGAGCTTGTCGCCGCCGTTGATCTTGTTTTGCTGAGGCAGGAACTCCATCGCGTAGTGCACGCCATCCAGCTCACGGCCGGGCACTGGCAGGTCACGCGACTGCTCGGAGCCGCCAGTCAGCAGCACGGCATCAAACTCGGCCTTGAGCTGCTCGGGGCTGATAGTTTCCTTAGCCCAGTTAGTGACCTTGGAATCCTTACCCAGTCCGTCCTTGCCCGCAATCAGCACGCTGGTGCGAATCTTCAGGCCTTCGGCTTCCATCTGCTCCACACGGCGGTCGATCAGGCCCTTGTCCAGCTTGAAGTCGGGGATGCCGTAGCGCAGCAGGCCGCCCACGCGGTCGTTCTTTTCAAACAGCGTCACATCGTGACCAGCGCGCACCAGTTGCTGGGCAGCGGCCATGCCTGCGGGGCCGGCACCCACCACGGCTACCTTCTTGCCGGTCTTGTGCTTGGGCAGCAGAGGCTTGACCCAGCCTTCGTTCCAGGCACGGTCGATGATGGAGTGCTCAATGGACTTGATGCCGATGGCATCGCCATTGATGTTGGCCACGCAAGCTGCTTCGCAGGGCGCGGGGCAGATGCGGCCGGTGAACTCGGGGAAGTTGTTGGTGCTGTGCAGCGTAGCGATGGCGTTCTTCCAGTCATCGCGATACACCAAGTCGTTGAAGTCCGGAATGATGTTGTTGACCGGGCAGCCGTTGTTGCAGAAAGGCGTGCCGCAATCCATGCAGCGCGCAGCCTGAACCTTGGCCTGGTCAGTCGTCAAACCGATGACGAATTCCTTGTAGTGCTTGAGGCGTTCCGCAACGGGGGCATAGCCCTCTTCGATGCGCTCGTATTCCATAAAGCCGGTGGTCTTGCCCATGATCTGTATTCCTTGAAATCTGTGTTCGCTTGCAGTGCGGTGGCAGCTGGCCGCCACCGCTTCAGGCCTTGTTACTTGGCTGCCACTGCTTCTTTTTGAGGAGCTGTCAACGCTTTCACTGCTTGCGATTGCGCCTTTTCAGCTTTCTGTTTGCGTTCAAAGATCTCGCCCAGAGCACGCTGGTACTCGGTCGGGAACACCTTGACGAACTTGGCACGCGCTGCGGCCCAGTTGTCCAGCAGGTCACGGGCACGCTTGGAGCCCGTCCAGCGGCTGTGCGCTTCCACCATATTGCGCAGTTGCTGATCGTCGCTCTGGCCACGGTGCCAGATGGCGGGGTCAATACGCGAGACAAACTCGTCGTGCGGCAACACTTTTTCCAGCTTCACCGAAGCGGTGTTGCAGCGCTCGGCAAACTTGCCGTCTTCGTCGTACACATAAGCCACGCCGCCGCTCATACCAGCCGCAAAATTGCGACCTGTCTTGCCCAGCACCACGGCCGTGCCGCCGGTCATGTATTCGCAGCCGTGGTCACCCACGCCTTCGACCACTGCCGTCGCACCCGATAGGCGCACGGCAAAGCGCTCGCCGGCCACGCCGCTGAAGAAGGCTTCACCGCTGGTGGCACCAAACATCACGGTGTTGCCCACGATGGTGTTGGTGGTTGTCGAGCCACGGAATTCATGGCTTGGGTGGACCACCACGCGACCGCCGGACAGACCCTTCCCCGTGTAGTCGTTGGCTTCGCCAGTAAGGTTCAGCGTGATGCCATTGCACAGGAAGGCCCCGAAGGACTGACCGCCAGTTCCCTCAAAGTGGATGCGGATGGTGTCGTCTGGCAGACCTTCGGCATGCTGCTTGGTCACCGCACCGGAGAGCATGGCCCCCACGGAGCGGTTGACGTTGCGCGCGACTTCCATGATGCGAACCTTCTCACGGTTTGCAATGGCGGGCTTGCAGCGCTCGATGAGCTTGACGTCCAGCGCCTTGTCCAGCAGGTGGTCTTGCGACTCCACATGGTAGCGAGCCACATCGGCAGGCACTTCGGGCTGGTAGAACAGGCGGCTGAAGTCCAGACCCTGAGCCTTCCAGTGTGCGATGCCCTTGCGGGTGTCGAGCAGGTCGGAGCGGCCGATCAGGTCGTCAAACTTGGCGATACCCAGCTGAGCCATGATCTGGCGCACTTCTTCAGCGATGAAGAAGAAGTAGTTCACCACATGCTCAGGCTTGCCGGTGAACTTGGCGCGCAGCACGGGGTCTTGTGTCGCCACCCCCACGGGGCAGGTGTTGAGGTGGCACTTGCGCATCATGATGCAGCCCTCGACCACCAGCGGCGCGGTGGCAAAGCCGAATTCATCCGCACCCAGCAGAGCGCCAATGATCACGTCGCGGCCAGTCTTCATCTGGCCATCGGCCTGCACGCGCACACGGCCACGCAGGCGGTTCAGCACCAGTGTTTGCTGGGTTTCAGCCAGACCGATTTCCCAGGGGCCGCCCGCATGCTTGATGGAGGACCAGGGAGAAGCACCAGTGCCACCGTCATGGCCGGCGATCACCAGGTGATCGCTCTTGCACTTGGTCACGCCAGCCGCAATCGTGCCCACACCGACTTCAGACACCAGCTTGGTGCTGATGCTGGCGTGCGGCGCCACGTTCTTCAGATCGTGAATCAGCTGTGCCAAGTCTTCGATCGAGTAGATGTCGTGGTGCGGAGGAGGCGAAATCAGGCCGACACCGGGCACGGAGTGACGCAGCGCGCCGATGTATTCGGACACCTTGCCGCCGGGCAGCTGACCGCCCTCACCAGGCTTGGCACCTTGCGCCATCTTGATCTGGATCTGATCGGAAGAAGCCAGGTATTCCGCTGTCACGCCAAAACGACCCGAAGCCACTTGCTTGATCTTGGAGCGCAGGCTATCGCCAGCTTGCAGCTCGATGTCTGACTCGACCTTGTCAGCTCCGATGATGGAGCCCAGCGTCTCGCCCTTGTTGATGGGGATGCCCTTCAACTCGTTGCGATAGCGCTTGGGATCTTCGCCGCCTTCGCCGGTGTTGCTCTTGCCGCCAATGCGGTTCATGGCCACGGCCAGCGTAGCGTGGGCTTCGGTGGAGATAGAGCCCAGGGACATGGCACCGGTGGCAAAGCGCTTGACGATTTCTTTGACCGACTCGACCTGATCTACAGGAATAGCCTTGGCGGGATCAAACTTGAACTCAAACAGGCCGCGCAGCGTCATGTGGCGCTTACTCTGATCGTTGATCAGCTGGGCGTATTCCTTGTAGGTGTTGAAGTTGTTGGAACGAGTGGAGTGCTGCAGCTTGGCAATCACGTCCGGTGTCCACATATGTTCTTCACCACGGGCACGCCAAGCGTATTCGCCACCGGCGTCCAGCATGGATTCCAGCACAGGGTCGTCGCTGAAAGCGGCTACATGGTTGCGAATGGTTTCTTCGGCGATCTCAAAGACTCCAATACCTTCCACACGGCTGGCCGTGCCAGTGAAGTACTTGTCCACGGTTTCAGTGTTCAGGCCCACGGCCTCAAACAGCTGGGCACCGCAGTACGACATATAGGTAGACACGCCCATCTTGGACATGATCTTGGACAGGCCCTTGCCAATGGCTTTCACGTAGTGATAGATAGCCTTGTCAGCCGTGATAGGTGCAGCTTCGCGACTGAAGATGTCGACCAGCGTTTCCAGTGCCAGATAGGGGTGCACGGCTTCTGCGCCGTAACCAGCCAGCACGGCAAAGTGATGCACTTCACGGGCGGTACCTGTTTCCACCACCAGACCGGCGGTGGTGCGCAGACCTTCCTTCACCAGATGCTGGTGAATGGCGGACAGCGCCAGCAACGCAGGGATGGCCACTTGCGTAGCGCTCATACCGCGGTCGCTGATGATCAGGATGTTGGCTCCGCCCTTGATCTCGTCAACCGCGTGAGCGCACAGCGAAGCCAGCTTGGCTTCCACGCCTTCCTGACCCCAGCTCAGGGGGTAAGTGATGTCGATGGTCGAGCTCTTGAACTTGCCGTTGGTGTGCTTTTCAATATCGCGCAGACGGGCCATGCCTTCGAAGTCGAGGACAGGCTGCTGCAGCTCCAAGCGCATGGGTGGGTTGACCTGGTTGATGTCCAGCAGGTTGGGCTTGGGGCCCACGAACGACACCAGCGACATCACGATCGCTTCGCGGATCGGGTCGATGGGCGGGTTCGTCACCTGCGCGAACATCTGGCGGAAGTAGTTATACAGCGGCTTGTTCTTGTCGGACAGCACGGCCAGCGGGCTATCGTTACCCATGGAGCCAATGCCTTCTTCGCCCAGCTCCGCCATGGGGGTCAGCAGGAACTTGATGTCTTCCTGTGTGAAGCCAAAGGCTTGCTGGCGGTCCAGCAGCGACAGGTCAGTCTTGGCCACGGGGGCTTTGAAGTCCGCAGGGATTTCCACCTCGTCGAGCTTGATGCGCAGGTTTTCAATCCATTGCTTGTAGGGCTTGGTGTTGACGACGTTGGCTTTGAGCTCATCGTCTTCAATCATGCGGCCTTGTTCCAAGTCGATCAGCAGCATCTTGCCGGGCTGCAGACGCCACTTGCGCACGATCTTGCTGTCAGGCACGGGCAGTACGCCAGCTTCAGACGCCAGAATCACCAGATCGTCGTCGGTCACCACATAGCGCGAAGGACGCAGGCCGTTGCGGTCCAGCGTGGCACCAATCTGGCGGCCATCGGTGAACACAATGGAAGCCGGGCCATCCCAGGGTTCCATCATCGCTGCGTGGTATTCATAGAACGCGCGGCGGCGCACATCCATGGCTTCGTGCTGCTCCCATGGCTCGGGAATCATCATCATCACGGCCTGGCTGATGGGGTAGCCAGCCATGGTCAGCAGTTCCAGGCAGTTGTCGAAAGTGGCAGTGTCAGATTGGCCAGCAAAGCTGATGGGATACAGCTTTTGCAGGTCTTCACCCAGCACGGGGGAAGCCATCACGCCTTCGCGCGCCAGCAT
The sequence above is drawn from the Comamonas sp. 26 genome and encodes:
- a CDS encoding glutamate synthase-related protein, which encodes MTTAAEIKHLQDHGLYSKSNEHDACGLGFVAHIKGQKRHDIVLGALKILENIDHRGAVGADPLMGDGAGILIQIPDQLYREEMAKQGMTLPPAGEYGVGMIFLPKEHASRLACQQEMERAIKAEGQVLLGWRDVPVNRDMPMSPTVQEKEPILRQVFIGRGTDVIVQDALERKLYVIRKTASAAIQNLGLKHSKEYYVPSMSSRTVVYKGLLLADQVGVYYKDLSDERCVSAIGLVHQRFSTNTFPEWPLAHPYRYVAHNGEINTVRGNYNWMLAREGVMASPVLGEDLQKLYPISFAGQSDTATFDNCLELLTMAGYPISQAVMMMIPEPWEQHEAMDVRRRAFYEYHAAMMEPWDGPASIVFTDGRQIGATLDRNGLRPSRYVVTDDDLVILASEAGVLPVPDSKIVRKWRLQPGKMLLIDLEQGRMIEDDELKANVVNTKPYKQWIENLRIKLDEVEIPADFKAPVAKTDLSLLDRQQAFGFTQEDIKFLLTPMAELGEEGIGSMGNDSPLAVLSDKNKPLYNYFRQMFAQVTNPPIDPIREAIVMSLVSFVGPKPNLLDINQVNPPMRLELQQPVLDFEGMARLRDIEKHTNGKFKSSTIDITYPLSWGQEGVEAKLASLCAHAVDEIKGGANILIISDRGMSATQVAIPALLALSAIHQHLVKEGLRTTAGLVVETGTAREVHHFAVLAGYGAEAVHPYLALETLVDIFSREAAPITADKAIYHYVKAIGKGLSKIMSKMGVSTYMSYCGAQLFEAVGLNTETVDKYFTGTASRVEGIGVFEIAEETIRNHVAAFSDDPVLESMLDAGGEYAWRARGEEHMWTPDVIAKLQHSTRSNNFNTYKEYAQLINDQSKRHMTLRGLFEFKFDPAKAIPVDQVESVKEIVKRFATGAMSLGSISTEAHATLAVAMNRIGGKSNTGEGGEDPKRYRNELKGIPINKGETLGSIIGADKVESDIELQAGDSLRSKIKQVASGRFGVTAEYLASSDQIQIKMAQGAKPGEGGQLPGGKVSEYIGALRHSVPGVGLISPPPHHDIYSIEDLAQLIHDLKNVAPHASISTKLVSEVGVGTIAAGVTKCKSDHLVIAGHDGGTGASPWSSIKHAGGPWEIGLAETQQTLVLNRLRGRVRVQADGQMKTGRDVIIGALLGADEFGFATAPLVVEGCIMMRKCHLNTCPVGVATQDPVLRAKFTGKPEHVVNYFFFIAEEVRQIMAQLGIAKFDDLIGRSDLLDTRKGIAHWKAQGLDFSRLFYQPEVPADVARYHVESQDHLLDKALDVKLIERCKPAIANREKVRIMEVARNVNRSVGAMLSGAVTKQHAEGLPDDTIRIHFEGTGGQSFGAFLCNGITLNLTGEANDYTGKGLSGGRVVVHPSHEFRGSTTTNTIVGNTVMFGATSGEAFFSGVAGERFAVRLSGATAVVEGVGDHGCEYMTGGTAVVLGKTGRNFAAGMSGGVAYVYDEDGKFAERCNTASVKLEKVLPHDEFVSRIDPAIWHRGQSDDQQLRNMVEAHSRWTGSKRARDLLDNWAAARAKFVKVFPTEYQRALGEIFERKQKAEKAQSQAVKALTAPQKEAVAAK